A part of Arachis hypogaea cultivar Tifrunner chromosome 12, arahy.Tifrunner.gnm2.J5K5, whole genome shotgun sequence genomic DNA contains:
- the LOC112730505 gene encoding putative expansin-B2, which translates to MIRYYSCKNYHQFIMKVHTFNLVVLCSMLLSTTCYCINPKFFNPSKVPNDEKPWDQTQATWYGTPDGAGSESGACKYGKTVENPPISKLTAAAGHYIFRQGYGCGACYEVKCTDNPACSGKSVTVVVSDECPWCSGYHFNLSGAAFASLANPSQQDTLRKLGQVNLQYRRVSCSFGDSIAFMVGEKSRSEYLEVSMEYVNGDADVHIENTISFDNISHVWGPTWSVFAGGYDLQPPFNFTLAQHYPNGIKGKTIIIRDMIPKDWKIGQVYRSKINF; encoded by the exons ATGATACGTTACTACAGTTGCAAAAactatcatcaattcatcatgaaGGTTCACACATTTAATCTTGTAGTCCTTTGTTCTATGCTTTTAAGCACTACTTGCTATTGCATCAACCCCAAATTTTTCAATCCTTCAAAAGTTCCAAATGATGAAAAACCATGGGACCAAACACAAGCTACATGGTATGGAACGCCGGACGGAGCTGGATCAGAGA GTGGTGCATGTAAATATGGTAAAACTGTGGAGAATCCTCCAATCTCTAAATTGACGGCGGCTGCTGGCCATTATATTTTCCGCCAGGGCTATGGATGTGGTGCTTGTTATGAG GTGAAATGCACAGATAATCCAGCATGTTCAGGGAAGTCAGTGACAGTGGTGGTAAGTGATGAATGCCCATGGTGTTCGGGATACCATTTCAATCTCAGTGGCGCCGCTTTTGCTTCCCTCGCAAATCCAAGTCAACAAGATACTCTTCGCAAACTTGGACAAGTCAACCTTCAATACAGAAG GGTTTCATGCTCATTTGGAGATTCTATAGCATTTATGGTCGGTGAAAAATCTAGATCAGAGTATTTGGAAGTATCAATGGAATACGTAAATGGAGATGCAGATGttcatatagaaaatactataagTTTCGATAACATTTCTCATGTGTGGGGTCCAACTTGGAGTGTTTTTGCTGGTGGTTATGATCTACAACCTCCATTCAATTTTACACTCGCTCAACATTATCCCAATGGCATCAAAGGAAAGACCATTATAATTCGTGATATGATCCCAAAGGATTGGAAGATCGGTCAAGTTTATCGATCAAAGATAAATTTTTAG
- the LOC112730506 gene encoding putative expansin-B2, with translation MIHYYSCKNYHQFIMKVHTFNLVVLCSMLLSTTCYCINPKFFNPSKVPNDEKPWDQTQATWYGTPDGAGSDSGACSYGKTVESPPISKLTAAVGHYIFRQGYGCGACYEVKCTDNAACSGKPVTVVVSDECPSCSGYHFNLSGAAFASIANPGQQDILRKLGQVNLQYRRVSCSFGRSIAFRMGENSEPNKLEVSMEYVNGDADIHIENGPEQGLEISHVWGATWSVFAGGYAIQPPFNFTLVQRYPDGTKGKTILVPNIFTQDWKIGQVYQSTINF, from the exons ATGATACATTACTACAGTTGCAAAAactatcatcaattcatcatgaaGGTTCACACATTTAATCTTGTAGTCCTTTGTTCTATGCTTTTAAGCACTACTTGCTATTGCATCAACCCCAAATTTTTCAATCCTTCAAAAGTTCCAAATGATGAAAAACCATGGGACCAAACACAAGCTACATGGTATGGAACCCCCGATGGTGCTGGTTCAGATA GTGGTGCATGTAGTTATGGTAAAACTGTGGAGAGTCCTCCAATTTCTAAATTGACAGCGGCTGTAGGCCATTATATTTTTCGTCAAGGTTATGGATGTGGTGCTTGTTACGAG GTGAAATGCACAGATAATGCAGCATGTTCAGGGAAGCCAGTGACAGTGGTGGTAAGTGATGAATGCCCATCGTGTTCAGGATACCATTTCAATCTCAGTGGCGCCGCTTTTGCTTCCATTGCAAATCCAGGTCAACAAGATATTCTTCGTAAACTTGGACAAGTCAACCTTCAATACAGAAG GGTTTCATGCTCATTTGGACGTTCTATAGCATTTAGAATGGGTGAAAATTCTGAACCAAATAAATTAGAAGTATCAATGGAATACGTAAATGGAGATGCAGATATTCATATAGAAAATGGTCCTGAACAAGGTTTAGAGATTTCTCATGTGTGGGGTGCAACTTGGAGTGTTTTTGCTGGTGGTTATGCTATACAACCTCCATTCAATTTTACACTCGTTCAACGTTATCCCGATGGCACCAAAGGAAAGACCATTCTGGTTCCTAATATATTCACACAGGATTGGAAGATCGGTCAAGTTTATCAATCAACGATAAATTTCTAG